A region from the Carcharodon carcharias isolate sCarCar2 chromosome 29, sCarCar2.pri, whole genome shotgun sequence genome encodes:
- the LOC121271005 gene encoding urokinase plasminogen activator surface receptor-like, translating to MIEVDKIRPGMLFLSADGTRTRGHRFNILGDNEEEPFYSRLAALLPQAWRPYVCRSLDILRLFRIQFTQLPTCCAGNLCNGDPGSGTSTLEPGVITSGPVTTDSSSRTTAKSTGVITNSPVTSETSSGGPTNSKVSTLKCFSCKTPTAICTQQEACDPAQNLNCRTTLATWSLSSDVPVINGCGNCTGNLSFNGGTLSAATTERCCQSDLCNNQTITEETNTTLNGLECYACPALLSNTCENPNKMVKCVGVQTRCLHSSVTYQAQDIVIKGCASESICKISGMLKLYGVQPKQDLYCCKVSGCNLRRSEDSTMTPANTVTRKNDSPAVRSFLALPLVALILSVLSRVLT from the exons atgatagaggtggacaagattaGGCCAGGAATGCTGTTTCTgtcagctgatggtacaaggaccagaggacacagatttaacatTTTGGGAGAtaatgaggaagaacctttttactca AGACTCGCTGCATTACTGCCTCAGGCCTGGAGGCCTTAT GTCTGTCGATCGCTTGACATCTTGAGGCTTTTCCGTATCCAGTTTACCCAGCTTCCCACGTGTTGTGCAGGGAACCTCTGCAATGGTGACCCTGGGAGTGGCACCTCCACACTGGAGCCAG GAGTTATAACTAGTGGGCCAGTGACAACAGACTCCAGCAGCAGAACAACAGCCAAAAGCACGG GTGTCATAACAAACAGCCCAGTGACATCAGAGACCAGCAGCGGTGGACCAACCAATAGCAAGG TCTCGACCCTGAAATGTTTCAGTTGTAAAACTCCGACAGCAATCTGTACACAACAGGAAGCCTGCGATCCAGCTCAGAACCTGAACTGCAGAACCACCTTAGCCACATGGA GTTTATCTTCCGACGTGCCGGTCATTAACGGGTGTGGGAACTGTACTGGAAATCTGTCCTTTAATGGCGGCACATTGTCAGCAGCCACGACTGAGAGGTGCTGCCAGTCTGACCTCTGCAACAACCAGACCATCACAG AAGAGACAAACACTACCTTGAACGGCCTCGAGTGTTACGCGTGCCCAGCGCTTTTGAGCAATACCTGTGAAAATCCCAACAAGATGGTGAAATGTGTCGGGGTACAGACAAGGTGTCTCCACTCCTCAGTCACGT ATCAGGCGCAGGACATCGTCATTAAGGGCTGCGCTTCCGAAAGTATCTGCAAAATTTCAGGAATGCTGAAGCTTTACGGAGTCCAACCAAAGCAAGACCTCTACTGCTGCAAAGTGAGTGGGTGTAATCTTAGGAGGTCAGAGGACAGCACAATGACACCCGCTAATACCGTGACCAGAAAAAACGACAGCCCGGCTGTTCGATCCTTCCTCGCCCTACCATTAGTTGCCCTGATACTGTCTGTTTTAAGCAGAGTTCTAACCTGA